The genomic region taatcactttaatttcatttgataccttgatatgtttgttgagtaatttcaggcttacaagacaagtatggattgaagaagtggaaggaaagcatgcaaaatgggagaattcaagaaatgaaggatttgggaaGCTGTCAGTCATGACCTCTccgtactaaattggtcataacttgagctacagaggtctaaatgaggcagtttcagtggcattggaaagctaacgtccggagcttcaaaatgatatataatttgctatagtggacataagttgaagtgtgcgtatgcacacaacttgtgcgtacgcataagtcgggattcagcatgtgtgcggatgcacacatctgtgcatccgcacaagTCCTATTATGTGATCTCATTAATTGCAACTGACTggcagcgatttctggaccccaaaacccaatccaactcatttctgaagctgtttcaaccccaattcaagtggaaacaaggggggcaattaggtttagcttttattatgttttcccttagtttctagagagagaagctcccccctctctctagaattaggattttattagttaatttccttttaatttcagcttttaattcttgttttagtgtagtttcatttatgtttccatgttcttctATCTtagtcttcttcatttctcttgttatttcctttattttgtcatttttatgttttatgacactcatgttacatttaattttaattaatacaatttatgttttcatgtcatttattgcttcctttaattgttaTTGTCATTTCTTTGCTTTTggtattttacattttattttattgcaatttaatcttattttattttcatgcacaccaagtgtttgataaaatgcttggcttagttttcacttagtttttctacactcttggcttggaattgttgactttggtgatccttgagtcattgatgtccattcttgtttgatacattagagtagttagttgatttggtctcccttgactctatgtgaccccttagtgttgacataggacttagggattgaaattaactatgcctatttgacttatcttcgatgtaaggttgactaagtaggattaactcttcatagtcatcatatgtttgtggtcaatgactaggataggtagccttagctctcaattacatGCCAAGAGGTTTTTTGTATTTTAAGTTTCCTtctcttgcactttattgctttgacttttattgctttgatgtgtaattttttgcatgtttaattttcacactcttggttgagaaattggatgtttgggtggaattgagttgtggatgtccattccgcattgtgtgagaatagttaattggtttggtttccattgacgctagtctttcactaagtaattagtcagttgactaggacttatgaatTGAGACCAATTACActctttgactaattctcaaggaggattgactagtttggattgattccacacaattgctatgtttgtggtccataactaggataggaatcctaaattTCCAATTCTCACTAAGAGCTCTTTTTAGTATTCAATTTCCATTCTCATTGCCTTGCTTTCAttaaattccttgcatgcttgtttcaatccttgctatttacatttcttgctctcttgctttcccaattccccatgctctctaatagccaataattgtacattttattgcaactcctaggaaagacgactcgggagttaaatactctcggtttatattattgatttgaattgtgataacatttgattAACGATCAAtcgttgggtttggactatacttgcaacatcaATCCCATTTTTAGTGTGAAAAATCCAAACCCATGCTTTTGGTTGTCCGTCAACTCTCTATCATTCTTCAAACTACAAAGTTGCGTTGAGATATATATGCCGAAACTAgaaggtatatatatatagatatacacCAAAGTTTTGGTTTTCGTAGGGACGATTTTgtatcactacaagaaattaccggaatagcgaccgatttagcgaccgattCTGGTGGTCGCTAATTAGAAAATAGCGACTAACTTCAGTCGCTAACCGTTAGCGACCGATTTTTGAACAAGGCCACAAAATCTCTCACCAAAGAGTatcggtcgctaaatcggtcactAACATAATCGGTCGCTAAATGGTGACCAAATTTTccgtcgctaaatcggtcgctgaATAAATCGGTTGCTAAATGGCGACCAACTTTTCGGTCGCTGAATCAGTCGCCGATGAAATCGGTCGCCAATGCctgatttaaaaatttaaaatcggTCACTAAATTGATCGCTAATTCCCgaactaaaaaaaaattgaagacaaaaaatatttttggtctATACCTAAACCTATATTTTTAGTCAATCTTTTTATCTAACAATTTAACTCTTAGTCTGAAACATGagtctattttttaaaatttaatccgGTCtcgaataaatttaaaaattaggaaTGCGTGCTTTTGTTAGAATTGTGGCTCAACGCAGATCATGCAAACTAATTTCGGGAATAGGAGATCATTTTGCTTTTCGAGCTGCTAAGCACGTGTTAAGtgcactaaactaaaattgtatGCTGGCTGATGTGTAGCACCAACTATTACAACTAATTTTCACCGCTACCAACAATAAATTCCATTTACAAAAGAGGTTAATTTTTCTCCGCAGCTATTTGTTAAAATTGTCGATCCTAACTTTTCTTTACTCTTCCACGAAACCAACCACCAACAATAAATTCCATTCATCAAAGAGGACACattctataaatattttattgGTTCTTTGTACTTTTTCATACGAAAAATGTATTATTGAAtgtgtttattttagttatttaaaatgatacaatataaaaatatatttataagtactaagagaattaaaataataaaaacataatatcctataataaagattcagatatactaaataattttaattgatttaattgattttaattatactcTAATATCTTTTCTCAAATTCAAGTgataacttgagtttgaaacttatttaaaacaacgaaaaAAAATGTATAAACGGATAGAATggatgcagacggaactgcctgAAGAAAGTGCAGATGAAACTATCGGAAGAAAGTGCAAACAGAACTGCCACAAGACGGAAATGCAGACGAAACTATTGCCACAAGAAAACTCAAATTAAATTGCCACAAGAGTGGCCAACTGCCAAAAAAAAACTATTGCCAAAAAACTGTTGAAAAGATGGCAACTATTAGAAAACTGCTAAAAAGTGACGAAGTGCGAAGAGATGGCAAACTATCGGAAGGTGACGAAAAACATATAGTTTTTCCATGAAAATAAGTAAATAGTGGATGAGCTAATTGGCAAGGTAAGAAAAACATCACAACATTgacaaaagagaaggaaaaaaaatggcattgaagaaaagtatgaaaagtacgGTGATTTTATCAGAAGAAAATCAACttatcctcttcaaggaggatactaTGGCTCTGATACTATGTTAGAAAAGTAAGAGAGAAGAATAGAGAAAATGTTTGTGTGTATTCAAATGTcatgatacaatatagaaaggtatttataggtgttaaaagaatcaaaataataaagataTAATATTCTTTGAAAATGAAAAATACTAGATATcatcagaatttattgtttttattatcACTTAGTCATCAATTCAATTTCTTTAGtctattaatttaataatatattttatcccatacttttaaacattaataactaagaaatagataaaaataataaattctaatgatCTTCTAACATTTCACATAGAAAATTGTCTTTCataactttcttttatttttccacGAAAATGCATTCAGAAATCTAGCAAGAAAACCCTATATAAGGAGCCATTTATATTCTTGAACTTTGCTCCTTTCCTTCTCCAGTTCTAGAAGTGCCAAAACATGTAAGTATTAGTATAATGTTAGATTTTTAGTTTATCTAGTTTCATAATtccaaaagaaaaaataacagAAACTGTTTCCCTGCACTATTATCTTTTGCTTCTTTTGTTGTTGAAAAcaaatatttaattttgatgtattaattgtatgtgtaaaatattttacgtTTCATCCAATTAAATTTGTTTACTTCTTTTTGAATGATTAGCTACGTTGTAAGAgtgcaaaattattttttttgacatAATAATGTGTTTATGCATAAAACATATTTACATTAACGAATTCTTAATTATTCTTTTGTTTAACATACATGTGAATGATAAAGGTTAGTTACTTAGTTAAGTTAGTCATAGTTAAGGGAGTTATAAGTTTGTTACTAGCCTTCCATTTATACTGGATTCTGTTCTCttagatatatatataaagagatcaCTTTTGCCAATTTAATATATAGCACTAGATTGGTTGTCAATATATGTGAGTAAATCTATTGATATTACAggaattatataattttttttatttgtgtgctttgtaaaataatataataacaaaGATTACGAATTTGATGAATATAAAATATCAAATTGTTTACTTTATTAACCATGTCTTAATTTATTTTCAAGAATTCGATTAAGAATAATAGTGATCAGTAAGTTCAAACCTGAAAATAGTTCATCAAAGTCTCAACAGATGCAATTCCATTAGCATCAACTTTCATATGATCTGATGGTAAAGTTTTGACGAATAGAAGATGTGCTAACAACTCTGGAAATCTTATCATCACCATTATAATTTTGGGCATTTGTCTTAATTTGTAAGCTACGACAAGAAGCACGCTTCAGTCCAAGTCCTTTTCCTTGTCCTAGGTTAGTGCCACGTTTGATGTGTCAATGTTTGTAATTATATATGCAGAGAAGATGAATTGAAATGAAGATCAAAATTGAGAGCATAAGGTGGAGAAAAGAGAGTAGAAAATCAGAATTGTATATTTTGGTATTCAGCTAACTGCCATATATAGGAAGTTCACCAAGTAACTCTAACAGAACAGATTTTGAGTACACTTTCTAACAAATTCTAACTAATCCTTTTCTAATTCAATTCTTCTTGCTTGATCTTTATCTTGATCCTTCACAATCCCCCTTAAACTAAGAGTGAGATTTGAACTCACTCTAAGTTTAATTTGCTGCAAAATTTTGTAAAAAGAGTGATAGAGATCCTTTTAATAAAGATGTAAGCTACTTGATCTTGTGAAAAAATATTGTTGACAAACAATTTTCGTTGACTTACTTGATCTCTAACAAAATGAAGGTGTAATTCAAAGTGTTTAGACTTACTACACAAAATAGGATTAGCTATGACAGTATATAATTGGAGgtgttgtaagagagtaatgtaatTCTTGAAGAAAATTTTGTCCAAATCAATTCAGATTGAGCTGCTGCTAGTGCATGAAACTCGGCTTCAGTATTTGACCTACTAATAGCATGTTGTTTATTGCTCTTCCAAGTAATTAGATTGGTGCCTAAGTATACACAGTATCCTTAATAGATTTTCGATCATCTGCATCAACTTCCAttacaaaaaaatattgaatactGTCGGATTTAGCGATGCAAGTTAGCAGTGGATTTACTGGTGGATTTGGCAATAAATTCGTCAGACAAAACATTTACTAGCGGATTCGGTTTTCAATGGTAGATTCACCAGTAATAATtggagagaaaaaagaaaaatcggCACGATAATTACCGTTGAATTTAGGGTAGGATTTTTTCGACAGTAAATCTAATTAGTACAACACTACGTTTTGGTCACTTACTGATTCGTTTCTGccggtaaatccgatggtaatctTGCCCTAAATTTGAACCGAAAAcctttttttctctcattttGAATTacactctctttctcttctcacCCTCTCGTCTCTCCTTTAGGCTATGTTTGGATGTGGTATTAAGACAAAAATACAGAGACAAAGATACAAAGACAGAGAGATAGAGATAGACTCTAATATTTTTATGCTTTTGTATTATGTTTGGAAGCAGTGGAAAAAAGTTCATCAAATGTCTTTGTTTTGTATCTGGAAAGATAGATACAGTTAACTAAATACATAACAAAAGACATTATATACCCTTTTGAAACGAAAAAGGAATAGCACTAGATTGGAcgagcttctcttcttctttgttgGTTGCGCAACTaaagaatgaaggagaagatgaagctAGGATTTTGATAAATGAAGGACAAACTCTGGTATTTGCAAAATATATTAGGGGtaaagaaggaaaaaaatcattaaaataGTCTCTAAATTTCGTGTCTCCATATGTCCTAAGTGGAGGCTGATACAAAATTTGATTAAGAGACATGTACAAAAATGTGTATTTTGTCCTTGTCTCCTAAACCAAACATATTACAAAATGTGGTATTACCTTTGTCTCTGTCTTTGTAGTGCATCCAAATGTAGCCTTAACGTCTTCTCCAGCAGCCCCCTGTCGTCGTCCATCTCTCCCTCTACGTCTTTCTACGTCTCTTTCTCTCTCTGCCAAACCGCCGGTTTTGTCGTCGCTTCTCCAGCACTCCAACATCTATGTTAAGTAATTTTGAATCTGAACTAATTCCAACTAACTTTGTTAGAGGGTGGTTTAGATTTAGAAAACTCTTCCTACTTGACTTTTTAAATCTGAATTAATTCAAACTCTCTACAAGAATTAGTATTTTATTTTGAGGTGTTTTTTATCTGAGTTGTGACATATGTGTTTGCTGGTATGTCTTTGTAGACATGATGACAAGTAGAGGTGTCACGAATCGGCCTCGTGGTCGTGGTAGAGGCAGGGTGACTACTAGTACCCCCAGGGCTTCTCAGTCATCACCCTATACTCCGACTACCCCTGAGATGTCACAGGCAATGGGTGCACAGGATCAAccgttcatcatggtccctaaccccAACTATGTGGCTCCTTCTGCTGCGCCACCCTCGCCACCAGGAAGTCATTCGATTGTTTCACCAGAGTGGACTCCTCCACCACCTCCACTATCTCAGCAGCCCATTATTTCGACGACGATACCACTTCCAGGGACAGACACCGTAGTGCCGGAATCCTCTAATAGATTCCAGTCAAATGCCCCTCCACCAGCACTTGTCATACGGATGACGATTTGGCCTGATGGTTTGACGACGTGAGTACTATTTTAATATCTTTTAAAAGCAATTTATTTTCATATTCTCTTATTTAACATATGTGTTTGCTAATCTTAAGTTTTTTATTAATAGGTTTGCGCCAAATAACAATGCATGTACACAGGAGTGTACCAATGTCATCAAGATGATGTACAACCACCCATGGCCGAGCTATAAGAAGATCTGGGCGGTAAAACTCAACATATTCAAAGTTGATCTAGTTTATATATTCTATTTTGTTCAATTATGTATTTAATTTCGATTAACTAGTGCTAAATTTTCTTTATGCAGGAGAAATTTATATGGGACAAGACTCACGATGTAATAATCAGGAATATCTTCGACTATCGGATGGCTAGGAAGCTTCAGCGGATGATGGAGTATGTACGTGAGAGGCGCGACCACCTCACTACTTGGCTCTGCCCAGATATTAAGAAGGCACTGTACGTCCATTGGGAGACTAATGTGAGGTTCATGCATCGTCGTCTCACAAACAGAGCTAACAAGGCATCAGCTAGGTCATCTAAGTATACCGACGGGTCAGCGATGACTTTCATGAAAACAAAGGCCAAACTGGTATGTaacttgtttcattttgttattaagTTCGTTTTGTCTTTGACATTTAATGTCATTATTACTTGATTTTACATATTGTTTCAACATGTgttgtaacatcctaccacacagagctttacgcttaagtcgtaaaacagaggtggtgtgatattacgacctctaaaataaaatatatatagatatatataattataaaatagtaTTGGAAAGGATACATtatacgaggagccttgaaaaCGGGTAAAGCAAAAACGCGAAActaaaaagcgcaacactcaaaAGTAACGTAACTTGCGTACGAAGAAACTAAGGTTCACTAGCATAAATATACAAAAGACAAGAGTAGAGTGTCAAGAGTACAAAATATTAAGCTCcaaactcagcctgcgaagccaaggttggccagagaatatttacatacatatatacataacccAAAATCCAAAATACATACACGaaatcctagttctccataaacctctaggaGGTAAAAAATAACAAGTTACTGGGAGAGagttaagtacatatatatactacACATCTAAATATAACCCAGGAACCACTTCGCTGCAgaagtccagacgcctagcgaggtgcctcacgacctgcatctgaaaagcaacaatattgtatggaatgagaaccgagggttctcagcatggtaaaggtgccacgcacataatacataaggtcttgggaatgccagaggcaatcttaGAACACCGACACCTAGATTATGAAACTTAAAGGACTAAAACAAAAATCATAAATCAGGTGGTTCTCTAAAGCTTTCTAAACTAACCAATCCCTTGAACTCTAACTAAAACTTAGCTAGAACCCTAAGTCTCTCCGCTTTTCCTCTCTCATCCATCTCTAGTGAAATTACATAGACAAACAAGCAGACAACGGCAAACACAGGTAGgatgcaagtaatataaatagcaagtataacaattagCATATTATAATCACTTAGTCAATCCCAATTAATTCACAATCAAACAaaatcatacaaatgcatatgatgaatgtctatcctactaGCGGTGAGCTAACGTGTCAGTTGCTTTGCCAAAACCCGACACATCTgatagctaacccagacatttgtctctaggttgcgcatctccaggaggatcataaacgaaggaaagtgcctttccaccttcttcTGGAGGTttcacgaaggagagtgcctttccacatcgaaggagtgtgcctttccaccttgcaaccagagaagaatgtgggggaaataatacgaaggagagtgcatTTCCACCTTCCCCCACATCCCCATCACGAACAAGAGAGAGAACTTCCGTCCTCAACTTGTCATCCGAACACACTTTCAAGTTAACACGCAAGAGGGTTTGCACTCCAAATCTTGCCATCTCGACCATTCCGACCATACCAGTCATTGCCAATCTCAATATTTATCCCTAAATTATAATTCAGTCACATCTTCACACTTTTCATTCTTAACTCGTTATTTTCCAAGCTTACTTCACCCCCAAGCTACCACCATCTCCTAACCCTATCATGTTCCTAGACTTACTAATAAGATTTAGGATTAacagaatgaaaatagaggttcagAGGGTCAAATTTTCTttgaaaacacaaaataattGTTTGTTAAAAACAGGGTATGCGTACGCATGTACGCTGGACAGAATAGAATGCCTGCGTATGCCCCATGTATGCATACGCGTAAGCCATTTTCTGGGTACTATGCGTACGTATGTAGATGTATGCGTACACATAGATACCAAACAGAACCTACCCAATGCGTATGAGGGGGTTTGTGTACGCATGAAAGGGTGTCTTGGCAAGAATTTGGTTAAGTCTGAAATCTACAGAATTTTCATTTTAATCCTCAAACTTCAATCTCgcataaattttttgttttaaaacatttttcatccgttcttcgaacggtatAAACTTCACGGATctagttttcatacaaaataagtttgaaatcatttggggttctggaagccaagttatggctcatGGCTCAACAATCCCAAAGACATCATCAAGTTTAACATTCACCAAcccaatatacatatatataaacacATTCATATCGTTATATAAATCTCCATCAACTCATCACTTAACACACCATCATGAAAAATAGTAATCGACATCAAAGGTGCTAGTCATTAAACATACTTATACGTTACAgtctatcctatggtcatctagcctaaattgtcacagaacattatatattaaatacgagaaacctaaaccataccttggccgattttcacgtATTTCCCGAGACACCTGCAAGGCACCAAACACAGCCCTAAAAGATCCAAAGTCAGCAAAGCACAAGCACCCAACCTTGACCAAGTTCCAAAGCTCACAATTCAAGCTCCAAAATATACTTATATACACCTAgtttcacatatatcacacatacatacccaaATTAAATACCCAATATACAAATTcaaggaattaactaggattctaggatcctcaccttacccaagtttCATATAAGCAAAAGTGAaggtttttctcaagctaatcggGTACTATAACATCAAGGAAGAAAAATCTCACCACCGctttaataaatttcaaaaatagaaaGGGGTAGAGAAACTGGGGTGATAGAGTGGCTTACCAATGAAATTATTTTGATGGATTCGTAGAGCTCAATGCGGTGGACACATGAccgcaaacggtgcagcgatcggagctcggagcaagaagttatggtggtttgaatcAAGCCTTAGGGTTTaagttcttcttcccttctccaagAATGTTTTAGTTTCCACCGTAAATGAAAGGTAAGGAGAAAGGGGAAGCTGTGTTTTAATTGAGTGTTGTTGGGCTGAATTGGGCCTTGAGCCCATTTTGGGcctggtttggcccgttcggtccaattttgagccaaattctttgaaattagtgtcaaaattcttgttttaattaactctatcatattaaactacaaaatttcattttataattttcttgattaataattaatttattcgctaattatttactaatctctTGGGTTTTATattctacccccctaacagaaatttttgccctTGAAAATTCCATCCGCCACAACGAATACGTGAGCGTAGTCCGCCTTTACATTCAACGCATAGTAGTCCTAAGGTCTTCCTATTCTATGTGCTTTCGCTGCTGCCCTCTTATTCGCTTATCCCTAAGAGTCTTGATCCTTCATACAACGCCAACGCCAACCAGAAGCCTCACTAAACTCTGCAAGCTTTGACGGCAATACTCTACCCGGAACGATTTAGTTTGGTTCTAAGTCCAATACTAGGCTTGACATTTCACTATTAGGTTTTTCTTCCCTATCTTAGGCTATGAGTAGTCATGGTATCCCAGAATGTTACATTGCACCTTAAATTCGATCATTGCAATTACTTTAACCTTGTGGTTGTGATCGATCTGCATCATGAGTCCTCCCACGTAGACTAGAACAGTCCCTAACCATATGCCCTGGTGATCTGCACCGGTAACACAAACCTTGCTTGTTTTTATGCTGCCTATCTAGACGGTAGTTCCCAGTCCTCTTGAATTCTTGACTCTTTGGTACCAAGTTCTGATGGTGGTCTCTTCGGCAGGACTCTCGGTTATCATTCTCTGCCACAACTGCCTTTCTTACACATTCTTCAGCTCTTTGGCTCTTATTCACAAGTTCAGAAAAAACTCTAATCTCCATCGGTCTAACGGAGCTCAAAATGTCACTTCGAAGTCCTCCCTCGTACTTAATACATTTCCACTCAGCAAATTCCTCCAGAGCACCTTGACAGATTCGCAAAAATCGGCACAGTTTTTCGAATTTGTTCgtatactcagcaacagacatCTGACCCTGCTTTAACTGCAGCAACACAAGCTCCTTTGCATTTTTGACAGAACTAGGAAAATATTTCCGATATAACTCAGTTCGGAACACCTCCCAAGATATCATTGTGCCGTCTGGTTGTTGAACTCGTCATGTTCCCTGCCACTATTATTGAGCTTCACCTTGTAACTGGTAGGTTGCAAACTCTACCCACTGTTCCTTGGAAACCTGTTGAGCTTGCAAGGCCCGCTCCATTTCTTGGAGCCAGTTATCTACCTCTGTAGGGTCTGTGGTCCCTCTGAAGGTTGGAGGGTGCACTTTCAGAAAAGAAGCAAGTGTCATCAACCCTTCATTCCCATTGTTACCATTTCCATGGTTTGCTTGATTTCCTAACACCTCGGCTATCGCCTGCATAGCTGCAGCCATGTTTCCCAAGGCAGCCATAAAGTCCACAGGGTCATTCCCTGCCGTTCCAGGGTTTGCATCACCTATTctacctctacctcgcccgcgACCGCATCCAGGAGTCATCATCTGGTTTctattcacaccaaacaagtgatatcaaggtgataaGTCTGAATATCGCAAGTCtaatgcttcaaagtcccaactgcatgctcatgaacattcaTGCCATAtgtatcagttagatatcctaattagcatgtatagacacccagagtatgcccagaagcatagttagtccgtccctcaggctctacaggaacgaactgctttgataccataatgtaacactctaccacacaaagctttacgcttaagttgtaaaacagaggtggtgtggtattatgaCTGTCACAgcccaaaatgagccatgacTGGCGCTCAGAAAAAAGAGTTCCCTAGCAAGCCTAACAGATTCgaatataagataaataaaaaggttacAAATAATTTTTGATAAATTCACACTTTCTAGAATGAATAATtacataattgaaaaaaaataaaataaataaatatagatggatcttgcctgtgacatatggagcagatGACGTCTAAGAACCTAACAAAGAACAGATACCcattgcagatcattactcttgaatagaaatgctcacataatcaaatatttattcctgaaaaatatttttagaaaacggAGTGAGTTTTGTAAttcagtgactagacaatacatctataattcacatgagaccatctaaacattattatgaaaataattttagttagaaaataataatttatatgaataagtgaatcaataagggagttctcatacagaaatcaaatcaaatagtccacacttgggcggctccacctctaagggtagccctttcctctagtgtgttcgtacggaataacagatccaacgtgtggcTTACACGTTAGGCTAGGAACgcccctgctagctgaggtctgagccagatgcatctaggttaatgtcataaccgccgttaactacggttttctaatacgagcctcccaaaccaattcaaaacatataatttcaaatacaaccaacctttgatctttcaaatatatacaatatcaaatcaaatcaaataatactttCTTATCAAAAATCCTTTTCAATCATATGAAATGTCAAATATACTTTACAAATTCATAGTATATGAGTGAGTATTCACAATACTTTAATGTTTCAAAAACACATATTCAATAAAATCGAATATTCTAAAATAATACAAAACTTCATCAAACATGTATATAGTCTCATGTGCAGATTAAAATtcgattttcacaaaaataatatttagttCTAGTAAATCcattattaaaatcaaattcaaatccttTATTAATAACTTGTAAGTATAGTCATAAATTCAAGCAgcatatatcaaaataattatagatgtaaagccaaataattataaatgtaaagcctactcaaaACTTAGTCTCAAGGGACTAAAGATACCAAACCCGGAGTACCAAACTAAATGGTACGAAAGagcacaaaatttggacggaggCAGCAGCAGCTCCAATAGGCAAGCAAAACAGCGAACAGAGGCACAATAGAACAGAAGTGACAAACGGCTAAAGGCAGAGTAACGATGACAACATCAACGACTGTGGTAAAATAGTAGCAAAAACGGAAACAAAACAGAACAACCACTAACCAGGATAGAACGGTGGTGAAACAGAATTGACAGAGGTGTGAAATGCTTCCTACGATGTTTTCAAACGGAAAGGATAATGGTGGAACCAGTGGA from Arachis ipaensis cultivar K30076 chromosome B02, Araip1.1, whole genome shotgun sequence harbors:
- the LOC107626544 gene encoding uncharacterized protein LOC107626544, giving the protein MISWEVFRTELYRKYFPSSVKNAKELVLLQLKQGQMSVAEYTNKFEKLCRFLRICQGALEEFAEWKCIKYEGGLRSDILSSVRPMEIRVFSELVNKSQRAEECVRKAVVAENDNRESCRRDHHQNLVPKSQEFKRTGNYRLDRQHKNKQGLCYRCRSPGHMVRDCSSLRGRTHDADRSQPQG